The following coding sequences lie in one Manis javanica isolate MJ-LG chromosome X, MJ_LKY, whole genome shotgun sequence genomic window:
- the CLIC2 gene encoding chloride intracellular channel protein 2 produces the protein MAGQIPSTEVDPEIELFVKAGSDGESIGNCPFCQRLFMILWLKGVKFNVTTVDMTRKPEELKDLAPGTNPPFLVYNKELKTDFIKIEEFLEQTLAPPRFPHLSPKNKESFDVGCNLFAKFSAYIKNTQKETNKYFEKSLLREFKRLDDYLKTPLLDEIDSENAEELTVSRRLFLDGDQLTLADCSLLPKLNIIKIAAKKYRNFDIPAEFSGVWRYLHNAYAREEFTHTCPEDKEIEITYASVAKQKS, from the exons GCTGGAAGTGATGGGGAGAGTATTGGAAACTGTCCCTTTTGCCAACGCCTTTTTATGATACTCTGGCTTAAAGGAGTTAAATTCAATGTGACAACTGTTGACATGACCag AAAGCCTGAAGAACTGAAGGACTTAGCCCCAGGGACCAATCCTCCCTTCCTGGTATATAACAAGGAGTTGAAGacagacttcattaaaattgagGAGTTTCTAGAGCAGACACTGGCTCCTCCAAG gtttccTCATCTGAGTCCCAAGAACAAGGAGTCCTTTGATGTGGGCTGTAACCTCTTTGCCAAGTTTTCTGCATACATTAAGAACACACAAAAGGAGACAAATAAAT ATTTTGAAAAATCTCTGCTCAGAGAATTTAAGCGTCTGGATGACTACTTAAAGACCCCACTTCTGGATGAAATTGATTCAGAAAATGCTGAGGAACTCACAGTTTCCAGAAGATTGTTCTTGGATGGGGATCAGCTGACACTGGCTGACTGCAGCTTGTTACCCAAACTGAATATTATTAAA ATTGCTGCCAAGAAATACCGCAACTTTGACATTCCAGCAGAATTCTCAGGAGTCTGGCGCTATCTCCACAATGCCTATGCCCGTGAAGAATTTACTCATACATGtcctgaagacaaagaaattgaaattaccTATGCAAGTGTAGCTAAACAGAAGAGTTAG